In Pseudothermotoga hypogea DSM 11164 = NBRC 106472, the following are encoded in one genomic region:
- the murQ gene encoding N-acetylmuramic acid 6-phosphate etherase produces the protein MNENRTITEMRNPKSQRIDEKSVGEILRIINEEDALVALAVREALPQIEKLVEVCVETLNSGGRVFYVGAGTSGRIAFMDAVELVPTYGLEEGIFVPIIAGGFEALRRSIEGVEDLVDEAQRDLMNHDLQAKDLVIGIAASGSTPYVRGALIYARQLGCKTALICNVNDPPLAQFADIVVSVVTGPEVIAGSTRMKAGTAQKMVLNMLSTTVMIKLGKVYDNLMVDVLVLNEKLRKRAINIVTELTGVDEETAKIVLEKTSYSVKLAVLHLISKKDLKECQRILSVEPSLRKALTMLGG, from the coding sequence ATGAACGAGAACAGAACGATCACGGAGATGAGGAACCCAAAGTCTCAGAGGATAGACGAAAAGAGCGTCGGTGAAATTTTGAGGATCATAAACGAGGAAGACGCCTTAGTCGCCCTGGCGGTCCGCGAAGCGCTGCCACAGATAGAGAAGCTCGTTGAGGTCTGCGTTGAGACGCTGAACTCTGGCGGAAGGGTCTTTTACGTTGGTGCGGGCACCAGTGGCCGCATAGCGTTCATGGACGCCGTGGAGCTCGTACCGACTTACGGTCTTGAAGAAGGCATCTTCGTGCCCATCATCGCGGGTGGTTTCGAGGCGCTGCGCAGATCCATCGAAGGCGTTGAAGATCTCGTAGACGAAGCGCAAAGAGATCTCATGAACCACGATTTGCAAGCGAAGGACCTCGTCATAGGCATAGCCGCGAGTGGCAGCACACCGTACGTGAGGGGTGCGTTGATCTACGCAAGACAGCTCGGCTGTAAGACGGCGCTGATCTGCAACGTGAACGATCCTCCTCTCGCACAGTTTGCAGACATCGTTGTGAGCGTCGTCACAGGACCGGAAGTGATCGCGGGCAGCACGCGCATGAAGGCCGGTACGGCACAGAAGATGGTTTTGAACATGCTCAGCACAACGGTGATGATAAAACTCGGCAAAGTGTACGACAATCTCATGGTCGATGTCCTGGTACTCAACGAGAAACTCAGAAAGAGGGCCATAAACATCGTGACAGAACTGACCGGTGTGGATGAGGAAACTGCTAAAATCGTCCTTGAGAAGACCAGCTACAGCGTGAAGCTCGCGGTGCTGCACCTGATCTCGAAAAAGGATCTAAAAGAATGCCAGAGAATACTGAGTGTGGAGCCGAGTTTGAGAAAGGCACTCACGATGCTGGGGGGATGA
- a CDS encoding GntR family transcriptional regulator: MNVEEYPVPLYYRVYRELKRRISEGEYKPGDRIPPEIELVKSFGVSRLTIRRALEELKSEGLISRHKGKGTFIVGKKEEESMNVLKGFTDKAKEEGLSVRSHVLENRLIEIPPELCQVFGLEQGAMVVLLRRVRFLNDEPVAIEAAYLNPAVDVRILSILKKDMSKESLYEFLRNELKIPLIRALEELELTHVSSSDAKHLGLQPGACALLRKRYTYTTNGKCVEFVRSIYRGDKYRFKMELRSEGAFER, encoded by the coding sequence ATGAACGTGGAAGAATATCCTGTTCCTCTCTATTATCGCGTCTATAGGGAATTGAAGCGCAGGATTTCGGAGGGTGAATACAAGCCGGGCGACAGGATCCCACCGGAGATCGAGCTGGTGAAGTCGTTTGGGGTGAGCAGGCTCACCATAAGGCGCGCGCTGGAAGAGCTGAAATCCGAAGGGCTCATCTCGCGTCACAAAGGTAAAGGAACGTTCATCGTTGGCAAGAAAGAAGAGGAATCCATGAACGTGCTCAAAGGTTTCACAGACAAAGCGAAGGAAGAAGGCCTGAGCGTCAGGTCTCACGTTCTGGAAAACAGGCTCATCGAAATACCTCCCGAACTCTGCCAGGTCTTCGGCCTGGAACAGGGTGCGATGGTCGTGCTGCTCAGGCGCGTGCGCTTCCTCAACGATGAGCCTGTGGCCATCGAAGCCGCATACCTCAATCCCGCGGTGGACGTCAGGATTCTGAGCATCTTGAAAAAGGACATGTCGAAGGAATCGCTGTACGAGTTTCTCAGAAACGAGTTGAAGATACCCCTTATCAGAGCGCTCGAAGAACTGGAACTGACACACGTTTCATCTTCGGACGCGAAACATCTCGGTTTGCAGCCCGGCGCGTGTGCGCTTCTGAGAAAACGTTACACGTACACAACGAACGGAAAATGTGTGGAGTTCGTCCGCTCGATCTATCGCGGGGACAAGTACAGGTTCAAGATGGAACTCAGGTCAGAGGGCGCGTTCGAGAGATGA
- a CDS encoding DUF5317 domain-containing protein, translating to MILDVFAVSLVLSLIFRRRIFHLHQTDIRFVYLFPLPFVLQFLPIENRVLMMVISYSLLLFLLAFNWNIPGFKFIVMGSILNFVAILLNGGRMPVYGPLAAAMGLRASIKHALLEKFEPILLIGDIIPAYTPWGRKFLISVGDVLVYIGLMVFMLTKPKGSSLERAL from the coding sequence ATGATCCTGGACGTTTTTGCCGTCTCACTGGTTCTTTCTTTGATCTTCAGAAGGAGGATCTTCCATCTCCACCAGACGGACATCAGATTCGTCTATCTTTTCCCGCTACCTTTCGTTCTTCAGTTCCTGCCCATCGAAAACAGGGTTTTGATGATGGTCATCTCTTATTCTCTGTTACTGTTTCTCCTCGCATTCAACTGGAACATCCCCGGTTTCAAGTTCATCGTGATGGGCTCGATCCTGAACTTCGTCGCCATCCTGCTCAATGGAGGGCGGATGCCCGTCTACGGACCACTCGCAGCCGCGATGGGACTGAGAGCCAGCATCAAACACGCGTTGCTGGAAAAATTCGAACCGATCCTGTTGATCGGCGACATCATACCTGCCTACACACCGTGGGGCAGGAAATTTTTGATCAGCGTCGGTGACGTGCTGGTCTACATCGGCCTCATGGTCTTCATGCTCACCAAACCGAAAGGTTCATCTCTCGAACGCGCCCTCTGA